From Levilactobacillus zymae, a single genomic window includes:
- a CDS encoding mannitol dehydrogenase family protein: MVKLNDDYLNNKAAFEQAGIKVPTYDQAKIKQATADHPRWVHFGGGNLFRAFHAAIANTLIEKGELDSGVVVAETYDGGVVKDIYNAYNNRILRVVTKADGNFDKELIASVGEAHFFSPADQAGWDRMFEIFKNASLQVVTFSITEKGYNLRTVDGALNDLTKADIANGPEKPKGNMAGLVSLLLARYQNGKTPLALLSTDNFSQNGDRLKDSVLTIAKGWKENGFVDDAFLAYLQDPKQISFPISMIDRITPNPAEAVSDKLKDSGFEDYQIVHTARHTNIAPFTNTEEVHYLVVQDAFPNGRPKFEDAGVIVTDRDTVNDADQMKVTTCLNPLHTALAIYGSVLGFTAISKELQDKDLVALIKQIGYVEGLPVVTDPKVINPKDFIDQLVNKRLPNPYIPDTPQRIATDTSQKIPVRYGETIKQYVARDGFDPATLEFIPLTIAAWFRYLMAVNDEGQAFEPSPDPMMDDLKKYVGDIKLGEDTDVHAHLKDILTNTSIFGQDLYAVGLGTKVEGYFKQMIAGKGAIVATLEKALADHAKPIA, translated from the coding sequence ATGGTTAAATTAAACGACGATTACTTAAACAATAAAGCCGCCTTTGAACAGGCTGGCATCAAGGTGCCAACTTATGACCAAGCCAAGATCAAGCAAGCAACTGCTGACCATCCTCGCTGGGTTCACTTTGGTGGGGGGAACCTGTTCCGGGCATTCCACGCCGCAATTGCGAACACTTTAATTGAAAAGGGCGAGCTGGATTCCGGGGTCGTCGTTGCTGAAACCTATGATGGTGGCGTGGTGAAGGACATCTACAACGCCTACAACAACCGGATCTTACGGGTGGTGACCAAGGCCGACGGGAACTTTGATAAGGAACTCATCGCGTCCGTTGGGGAAGCCCACTTCTTCAGTCCAGCCGATCAAGCTGGTTGGGACCGGATGTTTGAAATCTTCAAGAATGCTTCCTTACAAGTCGTGACTTTCTCCATTACTGAAAAGGGTTACAACTTACGGACGGTCGACGGTGCCTTAAACGACCTGACCAAGGCCGACATCGCCAACGGTCCCGAAAAGCCTAAGGGTAACATGGCCGGCTTAGTTTCCTTATTACTGGCTCGTTACCAAAACGGCAAGACGCCATTAGCTTTACTCAGTACCGATAACTTCTCCCAAAACGGGGACCGGTTAAAGGACAGCGTCTTGACCATTGCTAAGGGCTGGAAGGAAAACGGTTTCGTCGACGATGCCTTCTTAGCTTACTTACAAGATCCTAAGCAAATCAGCTTCCCAATCTCCATGATTGACCGGATTACGCCGAACCCAGCCGAAGCTGTCAGCGACAAATTAAAGGACAGCGGTTTCGAAGATTACCAAATCGTGCACACCGCGCGGCACACCAACATTGCGCCATTTACCAACACTGAAGAAGTGCACTACTTAGTGGTTCAAGACGCATTTCCAAATGGTCGGCCGAAGTTTGAAGACGCCGGCGTGATCGTCACTGACCGCGACACGGTGAACGATGCCGATCAAATGAAGGTTACCACTTGCCTGAACCCATTACACACGGCTTTGGCCATTTACGGAAGTGTTCTGGGCTTCACGGCGATTTCCAAGGAATTACAAGACAAAGACTTGGTCGCTTTGATTAAGCAAATTGGTTATGTTGAAGGCTTGCCAGTGGTGACGGATCCTAAGGTCATCAACCCCAAGGACTTCATCGACCAATTGGTCAACAAGCGCCTGCCTAACCCATACATCCCAGATACGCCACAACGGATCGCCACGGATACTTCCCAGAAGATCCCAGTTCGTTACGGCGAAACCATCAAGCAATACGTGGCGCGTGACGGCTTTGACCCAGCAACGTTGGAATTCATCCCATTGACGATCGCCGCATGGTTCCGTTACTTAATGGCTGTTAACGACGAAGGTCAAGCCTTCGAACCAAGTCCAGATCCAATGATGGATGACTTGAAGAAGTACGTGGGCGACATCAAGTTGGGTGAAGACACCGACGTGCACGCTCACCTGAAGGACATCTTGACCAACACGTCCATCTTCGGCCAAGACCTTTACGCCGTTGGGCTGGGCACTAAGGTTGAAGGTTACTTCAAGCAAATGATCGCGGGCAAGGGTGCGATTGTTGCAACGCTGGAAAAGGCGTTAGCTGACCACGCCAAGCCGATTGCCTAA
- a CDS encoding gluconate:H+ symporter has translation MGADFLALLWVVVGIVLLVLMIVKFKMHNVVALLISGLFIAFAEGMSLTKIVPTIESGLGSVLSTLALIVVFGAIIGKLMTESGASQQIADTIVNAMGVKMLPFALLIVGTIFGMSMFYEVAFLITVPLVISIAKEANIPYMRLIIPTIAGATMGHSIFPPQPGPMALVTAFHADIVQVYILGFIVIVPTILCSGVLIRRFIPGLDGMPLGNVMKPAPKMPSDQLPSFGISILVPLLPAILMIISSVAKLFTSANSTLYKFATFTGSAEISMLITVLIAMWVFGYRRGQSGAQVTKHLSSAIEGISNVLLVIAAGGVMKEVIIDAGIGNKIVNLVGHFNISPLILAWIITVLIRLLTGQGAVSAITAAGIVAPMIAAFHVNPALMVLACACGSNTTTLMYDAGFLLFQQSFGISLKDTFKTWGVLEFVNSFVGLLVVLALSLVVK, from the coding sequence ATGGGTGCTGATTTTCTCGCCCTCCTGTGGGTTGTCGTCGGGATCGTGCTACTGGTCCTGATGATTGTTAAGTTTAAGATGCACAACGTGGTCGCCCTATTAATTTCCGGGTTGTTCATCGCGTTTGCGGAAGGCATGTCGCTCACCAAGATTGTGCCAACAATTGAAAGCGGTTTAGGTAGCGTGCTATCGACGCTGGCCCTAATCGTGGTCTTCGGGGCCATCATCGGGAAACTGATGACTGAATCCGGGGCCTCGCAACAAATCGCCGACACCATCGTCAACGCCATGGGTGTCAAGATGTTGCCGTTCGCATTGCTGATCGTCGGGACCATCTTCGGGATGTCCATGTTCTACGAAGTAGCCTTCCTGATTACCGTACCACTGGTGATTAGTATTGCTAAGGAAGCCAACATCCCTTACATGCGCCTGATTATCCCCACCATCGCCGGGGCAACCATGGGGCACAGTATCTTCCCGCCCCAACCAGGCCCAATGGCGTTAGTCACCGCCTTTCACGCCGATATCGTTCAGGTTTACATCCTAGGGTTCATCGTGATTGTGCCAACCATTCTGTGTTCCGGTGTCTTGATTCGGCGGTTCATCCCCGGCCTAGACGGTATGCCACTAGGTAACGTGATGAAGCCGGCACCAAAGATGCCATCCGACCAACTTCCCAGCTTTGGAATTAGTATCCTGGTTCCTTTATTACCTGCTATTTTAATGATTATTTCGTCGGTCGCTAAGCTATTCACGTCCGCAAATTCCACGCTGTACAAGTTTGCGACCTTCACCGGAAGTGCCGAAATCAGTATGCTAATCACGGTCCTCATTGCGATGTGGGTCTTCGGTTACCGCCGCGGGCAATCCGGGGCGCAAGTCACCAAGCACCTCTCTTCAGCGATCGAAGGAATTTCCAACGTGTTGCTGGTCATCGCTGCTGGTGGGGTTATGAAGGAAGTTATCATTGACGCCGGGATCGGGAACAAGATTGTTAACCTGGTCGGGCACTTCAACATTTCTCCACTGATCCTGGCTTGGATCATCACCGTCTTGATTCGGTTGCTGACCGGGCAAGGGGCCGTATCGGCCATTACCGCTGCCGGAATCGTGGCTCCCATGATTGCCGCCTTCCACGTCAACCCCGCTTTAATGGTCTTGGCCTGTGCCTGTGGGAGTAACACCACGACGTTGATGTACGACGCCGGGTTCCTTCTGTTCCAACAATCCTTCGGTATTTCTTTGAAGGATACCTTCAAGACTTGGGGTGTGCTAGAATTCGTCAACTCGTTCGTCGGGTTGCTGGTTGTGTTAGCCCTCAGTTTGGTTGTAAAATAA
- a CDS encoding MFS transporter — MAKKIEHTTEILLVVLAIGILMRSPITTLPLVLTQLAHHLAVSTGSLGILTTLPLVMFLLFSNFAAVPLAKLGIKPAMTIALVLLLAGSALRLVVTLPTMLLGTIFIGISIAHLNVFMPAFIKAYFPLKIALYTTLYSFSMNLGSAGFNLVTAPVVTHWGWQAILVILTVVPLLVVIFWGLMSRHLPEKMKTTATTPTQRAPHRSIWANPHAWLFLITFGCQSLLNYTMAAWFPVLMGYHHLSAGHIGIIMAVYSLVGIPVYILTPHLLTALGPAGVKTLIAIPGSCGIIAGLMLFFQNTASFGFWLTENILVGIAISFFFIYTTTMFGLKTADPLTTARLSGMAQAGGYFMAALGPSLYGWAFRVNPTGLPQNLVYVGLIVVAILGALGIQRLNKVA; from the coding sequence ATGGCGAAAAAAATTGAACACACCACCGAAATCCTACTGGTGGTCCTGGCGATTGGGATTTTAATGCGTTCCCCCATCACCACGCTTCCTTTAGTCCTGACCCAGCTGGCCCACCACCTAGCCGTATCGACCGGGAGTCTGGGCATTCTCACCACCCTTCCTTTGGTGATGTTCCTGCTCTTCTCGAACTTCGCTGCGGTGCCCTTAGCGAAACTGGGAATTAAGCCAGCCATGACTATCGCGCTGGTGCTCCTCTTAGCCGGTTCGGCGTTACGACTGGTGGTGACGCTCCCGACCATGCTACTAGGAACCATCTTCATCGGCATCAGTATCGCCCACCTAAACGTCTTCATGCCGGCGTTTATCAAGGCCTATTTTCCCTTAAAAATTGCGTTGTACACCACCCTATACTCGTTTTCGATGAACTTAGGGAGCGCTGGCTTTAACCTGGTCACCGCGCCGGTCGTCACCCATTGGGGCTGGCAGGCCATCCTGGTGATTCTGACCGTGGTTCCGCTGTTGGTCGTGATCTTCTGGGGACTGATGAGCCGTCACCTGCCCGAAAAAATGAAAACGACGGCGACCACGCCAACCCAGCGGGCTCCCCACCGCAGTATCTGGGCTAATCCACACGCTTGGCTGTTTCTGATCACCTTCGGCTGTCAATCGTTACTGAACTACACCATGGCCGCGTGGTTTCCCGTCCTCATGGGTTACCATCACCTCAGCGCCGGCCACATCGGGATCATCATGGCGGTCTATTCGCTGGTCGGCATTCCCGTGTACATCCTGACGCCCCACCTCTTAACGGCGTTAGGCCCTGCTGGCGTGAAGACGCTGATTGCCATCCCCGGTAGTTGCGGGATCATCGCCGGGCTGATGTTGTTCTTTCAAAATACCGCCTCGTTTGGCTTCTGGCTGACCGAAAACATCCTGGTCGGCATCGCCATTAGCTTTTTCTTCATCTACACCACGACCATGTTCGGTCTCAAGACCGCCGATCCCCTGACCACCGCCCGGCTATCGGGAATGGCGCAGGCCGGTGGCTACTTCATGGCCGCCCTGGGGCCGTCGCTATACGGCTGGGCCTTCCGGGTGAATCCCACCGGGCTCCCCCAGAACCTGGTCTACGTAGGGTTAATTGTGGTCGCCATTCTCGGCGCTCTGGGCATTCAACGCCTGAATAAGGTGGCCTAA
- a CDS encoding HD domain-containing protein: MTDTLTAVHDFARSKMRDDETGHGFDHIQRVVDLADRILAAYPAADRLLTLTAAYLHDVIDEKLVTDTQAASAEVRDFLGAHDFSSAQQDTIFLIMDNMSFHKTLDGTAKPLPLEGQIVQDADRLDAIGAIGIARAIYFGGHFGEKIYDPAVAPRTQMTHAEYRNLGGETIINHFYEKLLTLKDLMNTAAAKDLAAHRQQVMLDFLAEFKDEWQANR; this comes from the coding sequence ATGACTGACACTTTAACCGCCGTGCACGACTTCGCCCGCAGCAAGATGCGTGACGACGAGACCGGCCACGGCTTCGACCATATTCAGCGCGTCGTCGATCTAGCCGACCGCATCTTAGCGGCGTATCCGGCCGCTGACCGGCTACTGACGCTAACGGCGGCCTACCTCCACGACGTGATTGACGAGAAATTAGTGACCGACACCCAGGCGGCCAGTGCCGAGGTTCGCGACTTTCTCGGGGCGCACGACTTCAGCTCGGCCCAGCAGGACACGATTTTTCTGATTATGGACAACATGTCGTTTCATAAGACCCTCGACGGGACGGCCAAGCCCTTACCGTTAGAGGGCCAAATCGTCCAGGATGCCGACCGTTTGGACGCCATTGGGGCCATCGGCATCGCCCGGGCCATCTATTTTGGCGGTCACTTTGGCGAAAAAATCTACGACCCGGCCGTGGCGCCGCGCACGCAGATGACCCACGCCGAGTACCGCAACCTGGGTGGCGAGACCATCATTAACCACTTTTACGAAAAGTTATTAACGTTAAAGGATTTGATGAACACGGCGGCCGCTAAGGACTTGGCGGCCCACCGGCAACAGGTGATGCTGGATTTTCTGGCCGAGTTCAAGGACGAATGGCAAGCTAACCGCTAG
- a CDS encoding TetR/AcrR family transcriptional regulator: protein MATNQQRKHQQRQHILQTAQTLFMRDGFKATKVSAIAAAADVSQVTLYKYFDSKLNLGHQVVLAMVNDGYAASRAYATDPQLSYQEIVQKMITLSTQMTDTMHPDFYRFVVRDMQGQLGNDETMRAYQAQKRNFWSVVIQRGREAGMIDPALTDDALMLYLDMFIQYISSPAGQKIVAGGEQDAHFKALTRQIDHLFFYGFIGVPPTETKEGLSHD, encoded by the coding sequence ATGGCAACCAATCAACAACGCAAACACCAGCAACGGCAACACATCCTGCAAACGGCCCAGACGCTGTTCATGCGCGACGGCTTTAAGGCCACCAAGGTCAGCGCCATCGCGGCGGCGGCCGATGTTTCTCAGGTGACACTGTACAAGTATTTTGACAGCAAGCTCAACCTGGGTCACCAGGTGGTTTTAGCGATGGTGAACGACGGGTACGCCGCTAGCCGGGCCTACGCGACCGATCCGCAGCTGTCTTACCAGGAAATCGTCCAGAAGATGATCACGCTGAGTACCCAGATGACGGATACCATGCACCCGGACTTTTACCGGTTCGTGGTCCGCGACATGCAGGGCCAACTAGGCAACGACGAGACCATGCGCGCCTATCAAGCGCAGAAGCGTAATTTTTGGTCGGTCGTGATCCAGCGCGGTCGGGAGGCGGGGATGATTGACCCCGCCCTGACCGATGACGCGTTGATGCTCTACCTGGACATGTTTATTCAGTACATCAGCAGTCCCGCCGGCCAGAAAATCGTGGCCGGTGGCGAACAGGACGCGCATTTCAAAGCCCTGACCCGGCAGATCGATCACCTGTTTTTCTACGGCTTTATCGGGGTTCCCCCTACAGAAACGAAAGAAGGACTTTCCCATGACTGA
- a CDS encoding ABC transporter ATP-binding protein, with protein MTQPILEINHLQKRFGKFTALRDITFSVNAGEVFGFIGPNGAGKSTTIRTLLGLIRASGGSATIFGHDVWHDSVAIHQRLAYVPGDVYLWPNLTGGEIIDLLLKLNGNAHTAQTDELIHRFGLDPTKKARTYSKGNRQKVALIAAFSQDADFYIFDEPTSGLDPLNEKIFQKAVLDLKHRGKAVLLSSHILSEVERMCDRIAIIREGTIIETGSLAEMRHLTRTVITVTTKTPLDPATLPGVHAVQAGQQPNSWQFSVEAAQLPAVMTALTAHQVVALQSTPPTLEDLFMHYYGKA; from the coding sequence ATGACCCAACCCATTCTAGAAATTAACCACCTACAAAAACGTTTCGGTAAGTTTACCGCGCTTAGAGACATCACCTTTAGCGTCAACGCCGGCGAGGTCTTCGGCTTCATCGGTCCCAACGGTGCCGGTAAGTCGACCACTATTCGGACCTTACTCGGCCTGATTCGCGCTAGCGGTGGCTCGGCCACCATCTTCGGACACGATGTTTGGCACGATAGCGTCGCCATTCACCAACGCCTGGCCTACGTCCCCGGTGACGTGTACCTCTGGCCCAACCTGACCGGCGGCGAGATCATCGACCTGCTGTTAAAGCTCAACGGTAACGCCCACACCGCCCAGACCGACGAGTTGATTCATCGGTTTGGCTTGGACCCCACCAAGAAGGCCCGGACCTACTCCAAGGGGAACCGCCAGAAGGTGGCTTTGATTGCCGCCTTTTCGCAGGACGCCGATTTCTACATCTTCGACGAACCCACGTCCGGGTTGGACCCGCTCAACGAAAAGATCTTCCAGAAAGCCGTTTTAGACCTGAAACACCGCGGCAAGGCCGTCCTCTTATCCAGTCACATTCTTTCCGAAGTCGAACGGATGTGTGACCGTATCGCCATCATCCGGGAGGGGACCATCATCGAGACCGGCAGTCTGGCCGAGATGCGCCACCTGACCCGCACGGTAATCACGGTCACCACCAAAACGCCGCTGGACCCGGCAACGTTACCCGGCGTTCACGCCGTTCAAGCCGGCCAGCAGCCCAATAGCTGGCAATTCTCGGTGGAAGCCGCACAATTACCCGCGGTGATGACGGCGTTGACCGCTCACCAGGTCGTGGCGCTGCAAAGCACCCCACCGACGTTGGAAGACCTCTTCATGCACTACTACGGAAAGGCGTGA
- a CDS encoding permease — translation MTLTTRTGTGRLTRLGLRRDRFRLLIWVLVLAGLMAAVAVKFVDIYGTKAEIAGIVATLKSPAIVAMFGPFQLGKNATTAQIFANEMLLFMALIQVVMNLGLAVHATRYEEDQGLTELLRAHAIGPQAPLLAAASELTLVNLGIGVLYALGLNFANMPGATTQGNWVIGLGLAATGWLFGMLALLLAQLADHAASATGMAYTLFGLSYLARMITDVQQPRLTWWSPLGWVEKLAPYHQPNWMPVLLSGLTGLVCISLALWVAQHRDLGSGAIATRPRRRTASAWLRGPLSLLWRRQHNVFLGWFLGVVVLGAAYGTVFNTIGDILKTNPTMQQVFGKAVVHSANHSLLVNFSALLAIILAAVAVIPGLQLIFKLYGDETHGWLEALYARPLSRTRLFLSYVGPASLLSTLIFLGGWGGMVLTGNASLTHASDGITAFEFWQGFWGQLPVIGLFLALGILLIGIWPQGRTLAWLYLAYGFVSQYLGNLLQLPKWAKQLSPFGWAPSVPVHHVAWGTFGWELGLAVLLGLIGWWGYTHRDLQQH, via the coding sequence ATGACACTCACTACACGCACCGGGACTGGGCGTCTCACCCGGTTAGGGTTACGTCGGGACCGCTTCCGTCTCTTGATTTGGGTCCTGGTCTTGGCCGGATTGATGGCCGCCGTGGCCGTTAAATTCGTCGACATCTACGGCACTAAGGCCGAAATCGCCGGTATCGTGGCGACGTTAAAGAGTCCGGCCATCGTGGCCATGTTCGGCCCGTTTCAACTGGGGAAAAACGCGACGACCGCCCAGATTTTCGCTAACGAAATGTTACTCTTCATGGCCCTAATCCAGGTCGTGATGAACCTGGGGCTGGCCGTTCACGCGACCCGCTATGAAGAAGACCAGGGGCTGACCGAACTCTTACGGGCCCACGCGATTGGGCCGCAAGCCCCGCTCTTAGCGGCAGCCAGCGAACTGACCTTGGTCAACCTGGGCATCGGCGTCTTGTACGCCCTGGGGCTCAACTTCGCGAACATGCCCGGGGCGACCACCCAGGGTAATTGGGTGATTGGTCTGGGGTTGGCCGCGACCGGCTGGCTGTTCGGGATGCTGGCGCTACTTTTGGCCCAGCTGGCCGATCACGCCGCCAGTGCGACCGGCATGGCCTACACCCTGTTCGGCCTGAGTTACCTGGCCCGCATGATCACCGACGTCCAGCAGCCCCGCCTGACCTGGTGGTCGCCCCTGGGATGGGTGGAAAAGCTGGCCCCCTACCACCAGCCTAACTGGATGCCGGTCCTATTGAGTGGCCTGACCGGGCTAGTTTGCATCAGCTTAGCGCTTTGGGTGGCTCAACACCGCGACTTGGGCTCGGGCGCCATCGCGACGCGGCCGAGGCGGCGGACCGCTTCGGCCTGGTTACGCGGACCGCTCTCCTTACTCTGGCGCCGTCAACACAACGTTTTTCTGGGTTGGTTCTTAGGCGTCGTGGTGCTGGGCGCGGCCTACGGGACCGTCTTCAACACCATCGGCGATATCTTGAAGACCAACCCGACCATGCAGCAGGTCTTCGGCAAAGCCGTGGTCCACTCGGCTAACCACAGTTTGCTGGTCAACTTTAGTGCGCTACTGGCCATCATCCTGGCCGCCGTGGCCGTCATCCCCGGGTTACAGCTGATTTTCAAACTCTACGGTGACGAGACCCACGGCTGGTTGGAAGCCCTGTACGCCCGGCCCCTGAGCCGCACGCGACTATTCTTGAGTTACGTGGGACCCGCCAGTCTGCTCAGTACCCTGATCTTTCTGGGCGGCTGGGGCGGCATGGTCCTGACGGGCAACGCGAGTCTGACGCACGCCAGTGACGGTATTACCGCCTTCGAATTCTGGCAAGGGTTCTGGGGCCAACTGCCCGTGATCGGCCTCTTCTTAGCCCTCGGCATCCTGCTGATTGGCATCTGGCCCCAGGGGCGTACCCTGGCCTGGCTGTACCTGGCTTACGGTTTCGTCAGTCAGTACCTGGGAAACCTCTTGCAGCTACCCAAATGGGCCAAGCAACTCAGCCCGTTCGGGTGGGCCCCCAGCGTCCCCGTGCACCACGTGGCGTGGGGGACCTTTGGCTGGGAACTGGGCCTGGCCGTCCTGCTAGGTCTCATTGGCTGGTGGGGCTACACACACCGCGATTTACAACAACATTGA
- a CDS encoding acetate kinase — translation MTKVLAINAGSSTLKWKLFSMPDETVIASGLVDRLNLPGSIFKVKLANGQKHTETQDNITNKLAAAMVLTRLKTYGIVDHLGEIAGVGHRIVAGGELFKDSAVITPLVLKQIKALKDYAPLHNPVQAYYIEVFQQLLPEAQEVAVFDTSLYANMPAVNYLYSIPYEYYENFGARKYGAHGTSHRYVSARTAEILGKPLEELKLVTLHLGSGSSVTAFDHGKALDTSMGFTPLAGVMMGTRSGDIDPSLVGYLAEKLDVTMPKMIDILNHKSGLLGVSELSPDQRDLEKTQAERPKSKLALDMFVNRVVRYVGSYVAELGGLDALVFTAGSGENGIAMRQAIADKLGYLGVAIDPAKNDFRGEEHIVSPDDAPVKVLVVPTNEELMIVRDVMRLGQL, via the coding sequence ATGACCAAAGTATTAGCTATAAACGCCGGAAGTTCCACCTTGAAATGGAAACTATTTTCCATGCCGGATGAAACCGTGATTGCATCGGGTTTGGTGGACCGGTTGAATCTACCCGGCTCAATCTTCAAGGTTAAGCTCGCTAACGGGCAGAAGCACACCGAAACGCAGGATAACATTACCAATAAACTCGCGGCAGCCATGGTGTTGACGCGCTTGAAAACCTACGGTATCGTGGATCACCTGGGTGAAATCGCCGGGGTGGGGCACCGGATCGTGGCCGGCGGGGAACTCTTCAAAGATTCCGCTGTGATCACGCCGTTGGTTTTGAAACAAATCAAGGCCCTGAAGGACTACGCTCCCCTACATAATCCCGTGCAGGCCTACTACATCGAGGTCTTTCAGCAACTCTTACCGGAGGCCCAAGAAGTCGCGGTTTTTGACACGTCGCTGTACGCGAACATGCCTGCGGTCAACTACCTTTACAGCATTCCGTACGAGTACTACGAAAACTTTGGCGCTCGGAAATACGGCGCCCATGGGACCAGTCACCGGTACGTCTCGGCGCGGACCGCAGAGATTCTGGGGAAGCCGTTAGAAGAGCTAAAGCTGGTCACCTTGCACCTAGGTTCCGGGTCGTCGGTCACCGCCTTTGATCACGGCAAGGCCCTCGACACCTCGATGGGCTTCACGCCGCTAGCCGGGGTGATGATGGGGACCCGTTCCGGGGACATCGATCCATCGTTAGTGGGTTATTTGGCCGAAAAGTTGGACGTGACCATGCCGAAGATGATCGATATCTTGAACCACAAGTCGGGTCTGCTGGGTGTTTCCGAATTGTCGCCCGACCAACGGGACCTGGAAAAGACGCAAGCTGAGCGGCCTAAGTCGAAGTTGGCCCTCGACATGTTCGTCAACCGGGTGGTCCGGTACGTCGGGAGCTACGTGGCCGAACTGGGCGGCTTAGACGCCCTGGTCTTTACCGCGGGTTCCGGGGAAAACGGCATTGCTATGCGTCAGGCTATCGCGGATAAACTTGGCTACTTGGGCGTGGCAATCGACCCGGCCAAGAACGATTTCCGCGGCGAAGAGCACATCGTCAGTCCCGACGATGCACCGGTCAAGGTGTTGGTCGTCCCGACGAACGAAGAGCTGATGATCGTGCGCGACGTGATGCGGTTAGGCCAACTTTAA
- a CDS encoding aggregation promoting factor surface protein, producing MLTVMALALPSVAVVAGNTVTAQAKVTYVSKLSKTQQAAKNWIAMRESGGNYRARNGIYYGKYQLTISMLHGDYSKANQEKTADRYTHNRYGTWTKAKRHWVIHHWY from the coding sequence ATGTTAACAGTTATGGCACTAGCCTTACCTAGTGTCGCCGTTGTTGCCGGTAATACGGTTACCGCGCAGGCCAAAGTGACCTACGTGTCGAAGTTGTCGAAGACTCAACAGGCCGCTAAGAACTGGATCGCGATGCGCGAATCCGGCGGCAACTACCGCGCCCGTAACGGTATCTACTACGGCAAGTATCAATTAACCATCTCGATGCTCCATGGAGATTACAGTAAGGCCAACCAAGAAAAGACGGCTGACCGTTACACCCACAACCGGTATGGTACCTGGACCAAGGCCAAGCGCCACTGGGTGATCCACCACTGGTATTAA
- a CDS encoding LysM domain-containing protein: MNFKKALVSTLGTAAVLGAGFFASTTSANADVRVTVKSGDTVAKIANQYNSSISAIESANSLKNVNMIYVGESLVIPSSASTTTTTQTTTPSTSQTTSANTNAATTTQAATTGTTNYSSQQNTSANTTANTTSTSSASTGTSTSTSSSSEAAAKAWIANKESGGSYSATNGQYIGKYQLSASYLNGDYSAANQEKVANQYVSSRYGSWAKAQAFWQANGWY, from the coding sequence ATGAATTTCAAAAAAGCTTTAGTATCGACTCTTGGGACCGCCGCTGTTTTAGGCGCAGGGTTCTTCGCCAGCACCACTTCCGCTAACGCCGACGTCCGGGTAACGGTGAAATCGGGAGATACGGTTGCTAAGATCGCTAACCAATACAATTCAAGCATTTCGGCCATTGAATCGGCCAACAGTTTAAAGAACGTTAACATGATTTACGTGGGCGAATCCCTGGTCATTCCAAGTTCCGCTTCCACGACCACAACGACCCAAACCACGACGCCAAGCACCAGCCAAACGACTAGTGCTAACACGAACGCCGCAACGACGACACAGGCGGCCACGACGGGGACCACGAACTACAGTTCCCAACAAAACACCAGTGCCAACACGACGGCTAACACGACCAGTACGTCCAGTGCCTCGACTGGCACTTCCACGAGCACCTCGTCTAGCTCCGAAGCCGCAGCCAAGGCTTGGATTGCCAACAAGGAATCCGGTGGGTCTTACTCCGCCACCAACGGGCAATACATCGGGAAGTACCAATTAAGTGCTTCCTACCTGAACGGGGACTACTCCGCAGCTAACCAGGAAAAGGTCGCTAACCAATACGTTTCTTCCCGGTACGGTTCATGGGCCAAGGCTCAAGCCTTCTGGCAAGCTAACGGTTGGTACTAA
- a CDS encoding LysM peptidoglycan-binding domain-containing protein — protein sequence MSIKKALVMTLGTVAVMGAGLFASNETANADTRVTVKQGDSVWALANNHQTSVSAIEKANNLQNSAMIYVGQSLVIPSNAASTTSANVASQGYTAPATTTTTPSTQSQTTSQSTTSNTTSASTGVSGSEASAKAWIANKESGGSYSATNGQYIGKYQLSSSYLNGDYSAANQEKVANQYVASRYGSWSAAQSFWQANGWY from the coding sequence ATGAGTATTAAGAAAGCTTTAGTTATGACGTTAGGGACAGTTGCAGTGATGGGCGCCGGGCTCTTCGCTTCCAACGAAACGGCTAACGCCGACACGCGGGTAACGGTCAAGCAGGGGGATTCTGTTTGGGCCTTAGCCAACAACCACCAAACGTCTGTAAGTGCCATCGAAAAGGCCAACAACTTGCAAAACAGTGCCATGATCTACGTGGGTCAATCTTTGGTGATTCCATCTAACGCAGCGTCCACGACGTCTGCTAACGTGGCTAGCCAAGGTTACACGGCACCAGCAACGACTACGACAACGCCATCAACGCAAAGTCAAACGACTAGCCAAAGCACGACTTCGAACACGACTAGCGCCTCTACTGGCGTTTCTGGTTCCGAAGCCAGTGCCAAGGCCTGGATTGCCAACAAGGAATCCGGTGGGTCGTACTCCGCTACCAATGGTCAATACATTGGGAAGTACCAATTAAGCTCGTCTTACTTAAACGGGGACTACTCCGCTGCTAACCAAGAAAAGGTTGCCAACCAATACGTGGCTTCCCGTTACGGTTCTTGGTCCGCTGCTCAGTCCTTCTGGCAAGCAAACGGCTGGTACTAA